Proteins encoded by one window of Enterobacter pseudoroggenkampii:
- the ttcA gene encoding tRNA 2-thiocytidine(32) synthetase TtcA: MQENQEINKKEQYNLNKLQKRLRRNVGEAIADFNMIEEGDRIMVCLSGGKDSYTMLEILRNLQQSAPVKFSLVAVNLDQKQPGFPEHILPEYLEKLGVEYKIVEENTYGIVKEKIPEGKTTCSLCSRLRRGILYRTATELGATKIALGHHRDDILQTLFLNMFYGGKMKGMPPKLMSDDGKHIVIRPLAYCREKDIERFSQAKGFPIIPCNLCGSQPNLQRQVIGDMLRDWDKRYPGRIETMFSAMQNVVPSHLADVELFDFKGINHDSDVVNGGDLAFDREDIPMQPAGWQPEEDDNQFEELRLNVLEVK; the protein is encoded by the coding sequence ATGCAAGAGAATCAAGAGATTAACAAAAAAGAGCAATACAACCTGAACAAACTGCAAAAGCGACTGCGCCGTAACGTGGGCGAAGCCATTGCAGACTTCAACATGATTGAAGAAGGCGATCGCATCATGGTTTGCCTGTCAGGGGGTAAAGACAGCTACACCATGCTGGAGATCCTGCGTAATCTTCAGCAAAGTGCGCCGGTGAAATTTTCCCTGGTGGCGGTCAACCTTGATCAGAAGCAGCCGGGTTTCCCGGAACACATTCTGCCGGAATACCTCGAGAAGCTGGGCGTTGAGTACAAAATCGTCGAAGAAAATACCTACGGTATTGTGAAAGAGAAAATCCCGGAAGGGAAAACCACCTGCTCTCTGTGCTCTCGCCTGCGCCGCGGCATTCTGTATCGTACCGCGACGGAGCTGGGCGCGACCAAAATTGCGCTGGGCCATCACCGCGACGATATCCTGCAAACGCTGTTCCTCAATATGTTCTACGGCGGCAAAATGAAAGGCATGCCGCCTAAACTGATGAGCGATGACGGTAAACACATTGTGATCCGCCCGCTTGCCTACTGTCGTGAAAAAGACATTGAGCGTTTTTCTCAGGCTAAAGGGTTCCCGATAATTCCATGTAACCTTTGCGGCTCTCAGCCGAACCTGCAGCGTCAGGTGATTGGCGACATGCTGCGCGACTGGGATAAGCGTTATCCGGGTCGTATCGAAACCATGTTTAGCGCGATGCAGAACGTTGTCCCTTCCCATCTCGCGGATGTAGAACTGTTCGACTTCAAAGGCATTAACCATGACTCAGACGTGGTGAATGGCGGCGATCTGGCGTTTGACCGGGAAGATATTCCCATGCAGCCAGCCGGCTGGCAGCCGGAAGAAGATGACAATCAGTTTGAAGAGTTGCGTCTGAACGTGCTTGAAGTGAAGTAA
- the dbpA gene encoding ATP-dependent RNA helicase DbpA — translation MTAFSTLNVLPAAQLDNLNELGYLTMTPVQAAALPAILEGRDVRVQAKTGSGKTAAFGLGLLQHIDAALFQTQSLVLCPTRELADQVAGELRRLARFLPNTKILTLCGGQPFGAQRDSLQHAPHIIVATPGRLLDHLQKGTVSLDALQTLVMDEADRMLDMGFSDAIDEVIRFAPADRQTLLFSATWPDAIAAISGRVQKNPLTIEIDSVDALPAIEQQFFETSQQGKIPLLQKLLSQHQPASCVVFCNTKKDCQSVCDTLNAAGQSALSLHGDLEQRDRDQTLVRFANGSARVLVATDVAARGLDIKSLELVVNFELAWDPEVHVHRIGRTARAGNSGLAISLCAPEEAQRANILSEMLQIKLNWMNAPVGVSLVPLEAEMATLCIDGGKKAKMRPGDVLGALTGDVGLDGADIGKIAVHPAHVYVAVRQAVAHKAWKQLQNGKIKGKTCRVRLLK, via the coding sequence GTGACCGCTTTTTCTACCCTGAATGTTTTGCCCGCTGCCCAGCTCGATAACCTCAACGAGCTGGGATACCTCACGATGACGCCTGTTCAGGCGGCCGCGTTGCCTGCCATCCTCGAGGGCCGTGACGTGCGCGTACAGGCGAAAACGGGCAGCGGGAAAACGGCGGCATTCGGCCTCGGCCTGTTGCAGCATATCGATGCGGCGCTTTTTCAGACCCAGTCTCTGGTGCTGTGCCCGACCCGCGAACTGGCAGATCAGGTTGCGGGTGAACTGCGTCGCCTGGCGCGTTTCCTGCCCAATACCAAGATTTTAACCCTCTGCGGCGGACAGCCGTTCGGCGCGCAGCGTGATTCACTCCAGCATGCGCCGCACATTATTGTCGCCACACCTGGCCGCCTGCTCGATCATCTGCAAAAAGGCACCGTCTCGCTGGATGCGTTACAAACGCTGGTGATGGATGAGGCAGACAGGATGCTGGATATGGGCTTCAGCGATGCGATTGACGAGGTGATCCGTTTCGCACCTGCCGATCGCCAGACGCTGCTGTTCTCCGCAACCTGGCCGGACGCTATCGCCGCCATCAGTGGCCGCGTGCAGAAAAATCCACTCACCATTGAAATCGACAGCGTAGATGCGCTGCCCGCTATCGAACAGCAGTTCTTTGAAACCTCGCAGCAGGGGAAAATTCCGCTCCTGCAGAAGTTGCTGAGCCAGCATCAGCCGGCCTCCTGCGTGGTGTTCTGTAATACCAAAAAAGACTGTCAGTCGGTCTGTGATACCCTCAATGCCGCCGGGCAGAGCGCACTGTCGCTGCATGGCGATCTGGAACAGCGCGATCGCGATCAGACGCTGGTCCGTTTCGCTAACGGCAGCGCCCGTGTTCTTGTCGCAACCGACGTCGCTGCGCGCGGTCTGGATATTAAATCCCTTGAGCTGGTGGTGAACTTTGAGCTGGCGTGGGATCCTGAAGTGCACGTGCACCGTATTGGCCGTACCGCACGTGCAGGAAACAGCGGTCTGGCGATCAGCCTCTGCGCACCGGAAGAGGCGCAGCGCGCCAATATTCTCTCTGAGATGCTGCAGATTAAGCTGAACTGGATGAATGCCCCAGTTGGCGTCAGCCTGGTACCGCTGGAAGCCGAAATGGCGACGCTGTGTATTGATGGCGGTAAAAAAGCCAAGATGCGTCCAGGTGACGTATTAGGCGCGCTGACCGGGGATGTGGGTCTGGACGGAGCGGATATCGGTAAGATTGCAGTTCATCCGGCGCATGTCTACGTAGCGGTTCGCCAGGCGGTGGCCCATAAGGCATGGAAGCAGCTGCAGAACGGGAAAATCAAGGGTAAAACCTGTCGCGTACGTCTGCTGAAATAA
- the zntB gene encoding zinc transporter ZntB, with amino-acid sequence MESIKGSELNVPDAVFAWVLDGRGGARPLEDNDVIDSAHPCWLHLNYTHPDSADWLASTPLLPNNVRDALAGESLRPRVSRMGDGTLITLRCINGSTDERPDQLVAMRVYMDDGLIVSTRQRKVLALDDIVNDLKEGTGPIDCGSWLVDVCDALTDHASEFIEELHDKIIDLEDNLLDQQIPPRGFLALLRKQLIVMRRYMTPQRDVYARLASERLAWMNDDQRRRMQDIADRLGRGLDEIDSCIARTAVMADEIAQVMQESLARRTYTMSLMAMVFLPSTFLTGLFGVNLGGIPGNAYRYGFTAFCVMLVVLIGGVAWWLHRSKWL; translated from the coding sequence GTGGAAAGCATTAAAGGATCTGAACTTAACGTTCCTGACGCAGTTTTTGCGTGGGTGCTGGACGGCCGCGGCGGTGCGCGACCGCTGGAAGATAATGATGTGATCGACAGTGCGCATCCCTGCTGGCTACATCTGAACTATACCCACCCGGACAGCGCTGACTGGCTCGCTTCGACCCCGCTCTTGCCAAATAACGTGCGCGATGCGCTGGCGGGTGAAAGCCTGCGGCCGCGCGTGAGCCGAATGGGGGACGGTACGCTGATCACCCTGCGCTGCATTAACGGCAGCACGGATGAACGTCCGGACCAGCTGGTTGCGATGCGGGTATATATGGACGATGGACTGATTGTCTCCACCCGACAGCGTAAAGTCCTGGCGCTGGATGACATCGTAAACGATCTGAAAGAGGGCACCGGGCCGATCGACTGCGGCAGCTGGCTGGTGGACGTCTGTGACGCGCTTACCGATCACGCGAGCGAATTTATCGAAGAACTGCACGACAAAATCATCGACCTGGAAGATAACCTGCTCGATCAGCAGATCCCGCCGCGCGGTTTTCTGGCCCTGTTGCGTAAGCAGCTAATTGTGATGCGCCGCTATATGACGCCGCAGCGCGACGTGTACGCGCGTCTGGCCAGCGAAAGACTTGCCTGGATGAATGACGATCAGCGACGCAGAATGCAGGATATTGCTGACAGGCTGGGGCGCGGGCTGGACGAGATTGATTCCTGTATTGCCAGAACGGCGGTGATGGCGGACGAGATCGCGCAGGTGATGCAGGAGTCGCTGGCGAGAAGAACCTACACGATGTCCCTGATGGCGATGGTCTTTTTGCCCAGCACGTTTCTTACCGGGCTGTTTGGCGTAAACCTGGGCGGTATCCCGGGCAATGCCTATCGCTATGGTTTTACCGCGTTTTGCGTCATGTTAGTTGTTTTGATAGGCGGTGTTGCATGGTGGTTGCATCGTAGTAAATGGCTGTAA
- a CDS encoding methyl-accepting chemotaxis protein — protein sequence MLKNISVRTFIIGFLLSLFLVNAGVVVLFSSNPSLFISLNVINFIALFLLWVYMTKYLVTPINTVKKSIEEVTAGNLGVSIPEFGNNCAGRLIPGINSLSGNIATLVREIRASSQTAMTLSDQLSARSAQLSVKTEQQSASLVQTAASMEQMAASTKNNADNTRLASEQANVATLQARKGGELMGQVANNMQSITECAQQMTEIISLIDGIAFQTNILALNAAVEAARAGDHGKGFSVVAEEVRNLAHRSAEAAKNIKALIEVTSSNVTQGATVVSQAEKNMHEIVTGSGNVSRLMDDISASTSEQEKGISQITLALSELERVTQSNVAMAEELNGSSDVLRNQVIELQARTRNFRLDQGSSSSLPGGSASFFQRPEHSL from the coding sequence ATGCTAAAAAATATTAGTGTCAGGACCTTTATTATTGGGTTCCTTTTATCTCTTTTTTTGGTGAATGCAGGTGTCGTTGTTCTATTTTCCAGCAATCCTTCTCTCTTTATTTCGCTTAATGTCATCAACTTCATTGCGCTATTTTTGCTCTGGGTCTATATGACGAAGTATCTTGTGACGCCGATCAATACGGTGAAGAAGAGTATTGAAGAGGTGACAGCAGGTAATCTTGGTGTCTCTATCCCTGAATTTGGCAATAACTGTGCCGGCCGACTCATCCCGGGGATAAACAGCCTCTCCGGCAACATTGCGACGCTGGTGCGCGAGATCAGGGCGTCGTCGCAGACCGCGATGACCTTATCGGATCAACTCTCGGCACGTAGCGCTCAGCTTTCGGTGAAAACCGAGCAGCAGTCTGCGTCTTTAGTGCAAACCGCAGCCAGCATGGAGCAAATGGCGGCGAGTACTAAAAACAATGCCGATAACACCCGCCTGGCGAGCGAACAGGCTAATGTGGCGACGCTGCAGGCGCGCAAGGGCGGGGAGCTGATGGGGCAGGTCGCCAACAATATGCAGTCCATTACCGAATGCGCCCAGCAGATGACGGAGATTATTTCGTTGATTGACGGCATTGCGTTCCAGACCAATATTCTGGCGCTCAACGCGGCCGTTGAGGCGGCAAGGGCAGGCGATCATGGAAAAGGTTTTTCTGTCGTTGCGGAAGAGGTAAGAAATCTGGCACACCGCAGCGCAGAGGCCGCGAAGAATATCAAAGCGCTGATTGAAGTCACCAGCAGTAACGTCACGCAGGGCGCTACCGTTGTGTCGCAGGCAGAGAAGAATATGCATGAAATCGTGACGGGCTCTGGGAATGTCAGTCGCTTGATGGACGACATTTCCGCGTCGACGTCAGAGCAGGAAAAAGGCATTTCTCAGATCACGCTGGCGCTTTCGGAGCTGGAGCGGGTCACGCAAAGCAACGTGGCGATGGCTGAGGAACTCAACGGATCCTCTGATGTCCTGCGCAATCAGGTCATTGAGCTGCAGGCCCGCACGCGTAATTTCAGACTTGACCAGGGCTCTTCTTCCTCATTACCAGGCGGCTCGGCATCCTTCTTCCAGCGGCCAGAGCACTCACTCTGA
- a CDS encoding putative bifunctional diguanylate cyclase/phosphodiesterase, giving the protein MLNISWDPVLIAISYLVAFIASFVALDSAGKIPLSSRKAALFWRIAGGVTLGIGIWSMHFIGMLSMQMPMMMSYDLWLTLASLGAAVVASTTSLNIAVVGKKRSSFRLILATAILSAGVVSMHYIGMAALMLDGSIIWDRRIVGLSVVIAVVASGTALWLAFRLRDKHKGVFIDRLLAALVMAAAICAMHYTGMSAAHYPEMSHTLPGGIGELGLSIWVSVTTLCLLGVMLIISLVDSHRRTGRLTDNLRQLNRQLELQARFDALTGLANRHQMDLRMQDCLRSALLSNRQFAVIFLNVDHFKRVNDTWGHSVGDELLITVAQRITARLTREMTLARLGGDAFILLVPECDDDKLNALLTSLLGDVRRPLSVCGHTLSTTISAGVSLYPQDGETLHELKLKADAALHHVKDDGRNGWAIYQSEMSTAIPAKPGFLQELSQALERDQFELWYQPTWHAGEKTIHGFEALLRWRHPEQGVVLPGLFIPSLEQTGLIIPVGNWAIEAACRQLHFWTEQGFSQWTLSLNLSPVQFEQPDIFPIISSMLEKYNLSPSRLILEVTESTALKNLDRSIELLNTFNHAGITVSIDDFGTGYSNLLMLSVLPAKELKIDRSFVTSMLENEKSYKLVETIISIARTMEMNVVAEGIETEEQQAVLTRLGCDYLQGYLFSRPLPAEQVPWLLLQINSDKQIIPIGKIHSENAFASQKNHA; this is encoded by the coding sequence ATGCTCAATATATCGTGGGACCCTGTGTTAATCGCTATCTCTTATCTGGTGGCGTTTATCGCCTCCTTTGTGGCGCTGGACAGCGCCGGAAAGATCCCCCTTTCCAGCCGAAAGGCTGCCCTGTTCTGGCGCATTGCCGGTGGGGTTACGCTGGGCATTGGCATTTGGTCGATGCACTTTATCGGCATGCTGTCGATGCAAATGCCCATGATGATGAGCTACGACCTCTGGTTAACCCTTGCTTCACTGGGCGCCGCGGTGGTTGCATCGACCACGTCTCTGAACATTGCCGTCGTGGGCAAAAAACGTTCTTCCTTTCGACTGATCCTCGCCACGGCTATCCTGAGCGCTGGCGTGGTGTCTATGCACTACATCGGTATGGCGGCCCTGATGCTGGATGGCAGCATCATCTGGGATCGCCGTATTGTGGGGTTGTCCGTGGTCATTGCCGTGGTGGCTTCCGGCACGGCGCTGTGGCTGGCTTTCCGTCTGCGAGATAAACACAAAGGCGTCTTTATCGATCGTCTTCTCGCGGCCCTGGTCATGGCCGCCGCCATTTGTGCGATGCACTATACCGGCATGAGTGCCGCGCATTACCCGGAAATGTCGCATACCCTCCCCGGCGGGATCGGCGAACTGGGGTTATCCATCTGGGTTTCGGTCACCACGCTCTGCCTGCTTGGCGTGATGTTAATTATTTCCCTTGTCGATTCTCACCGACGCACCGGCCGGCTGACGGACAATCTGCGGCAGCTCAATCGGCAGCTTGAGCTACAGGCGCGCTTTGACGCGCTCACCGGACTCGCGAATCGCCACCAGATGGATCTCCGCATGCAGGACTGCCTGCGCAGCGCGTTGCTGAGTAACAGGCAATTTGCCGTCATTTTCCTGAACGTCGATCATTTCAAACGCGTCAACGATACCTGGGGTCACAGCGTCGGCGATGAGTTATTGATCACCGTCGCACAGCGCATCACGGCCCGACTCACGCGTGAGATGACCCTGGCAAGACTGGGAGGAGACGCCTTTATCCTGCTGGTGCCGGAATGTGATGACGACAAGCTCAACGCCCTGCTCACTTCACTGCTCGGGGATGTACGACGCCCTCTGTCTGTTTGCGGACATACGTTGAGCACGACGATCAGCGCGGGCGTCAGCCTCTATCCTCAGGATGGCGAAACGCTGCACGAGCTCAAACTTAAGGCGGATGCAGCCTTACATCATGTCAAAGACGATGGGCGCAACGGCTGGGCGATTTATCAGTCCGAGATGTCAACAGCGATCCCAGCGAAACCCGGTTTCCTGCAGGAACTTTCTCAGGCGCTTGAACGCGATCAGTTTGAACTGTGGTACCAGCCCACCTGGCATGCGGGAGAGAAAACCATTCATGGTTTTGAAGCCCTTCTGCGATGGCGGCATCCTGAGCAAGGCGTTGTGCTGCCTGGTCTGTTTATCCCCTCGCTCGAACAAACCGGCTTAATTATCCCGGTGGGCAACTGGGCCATTGAAGCGGCATGCCGGCAGCTGCATTTCTGGACTGAACAAGGGTTCAGCCAGTGGACGTTGTCGCTCAACCTATCCCCCGTCCAGTTCGAACAGCCGGACATTTTCCCTATCATCTCGTCGATGCTGGAAAAATATAACCTGTCTCCGTCCCGGCTGATCCTTGAGGTAACGGAGAGCACCGCGCTTAAAAATCTCGACCGCAGCATTGAGTTGCTCAATACGTTTAATCACGCAGGGATCACCGTCTCGATTGATGATTTCGGTACGGGCTATTCCAACCTGCTGATGCTGAGCGTGCTTCCGGCTAAAGAACTTAAGATCGACAGAAGCTTCGTAACCTCGATGCTGGAAAATGAAAAAAGCTACAAGCTGGTTGAAACCATCATCAGTATCGCCCGGACCATGGAAATGAATGTGGTGGCAGAAGGGATCGAAACGGAAGAACAGCAGGCGGTCCTCACCCGTCTCGGCTGCGATTATCTGCAGGGGTACCTTTTCTCCCGCCCCTTACCTGCCGAACAGGTACCGTGGCTGCTGCTGCAGATAAACTCCGACAAACAAATTATACCAATTGGTAAAATTCATTCGGAAAACGCATTTGCTTCACAAAAAAATCATGCCTGA
- a CDS encoding sensor domain-containing diguanylate cyclase: protein MSQPCFDALNVIKTPVWLISPVSEQIIFANVAATQVMGDKTLDDLRKGTYSANAQLLLSMYVPELKTDQEIVEIWTISWDGQDTPLSCRLSLAHYAPWGDVIVFEGTSPQLLSGLKASRSATYRRKKQGFYARFFLTNSAPMLLIDPARDGQIVDANLAALNFYGYSHDDMCSKHTWEINTLGRDVMPIMTAIAALPGGHKPLNFVHRLADGSTRHVQTYAGPIEIYGDKLMLCIIHDITEQKRLEQELEHAALRDSMTGLLNRRQFYAITDQNSLNYLPAQQQFSLLLVDTDHFKNINDLFGHLKGDEVLIALSRTLEACSREGDMVFRWGGEEFVILLPRTSLDTALQIAESIRAAVARITIPGLPRFTVSIGVARHDQGESIDELFKRVDDALYRAKNDGRNKVLAA, encoded by the coding sequence ATGTCGCAACCTTGTTTTGATGCGTTGAATGTAATTAAAACACCCGTGTGGCTCATTTCACCCGTGTCGGAACAGATCATTTTTGCGAATGTGGCCGCAACGCAGGTCATGGGGGATAAAACGCTCGATGACCTGCGCAAAGGCACCTATTCTGCGAATGCGCAACTCCTCCTGTCGATGTATGTACCTGAACTGAAAACAGATCAGGAGATCGTCGAAATCTGGACAATCAGCTGGGATGGCCAGGATACGCCGTTAAGCTGTCGTCTCTCGCTTGCCCACTACGCCCCCTGGGGTGACGTGATTGTTTTCGAGGGGACCTCACCACAATTACTCTCAGGATTGAAGGCCAGCCGTTCCGCCACCTACCGGCGGAAAAAACAGGGATTTTACGCGCGCTTTTTTCTGACCAACAGCGCCCCGATGCTGCTGATCGATCCTGCCCGCGATGGTCAAATCGTCGATGCGAATCTGGCCGCACTCAATTTTTATGGCTATTCACACGACGACATGTGCAGTAAGCATACCTGGGAAATTAATACCCTGGGGCGGGATGTGATGCCCATTATGACGGCGATTGCCGCGCTGCCCGGTGGTCATAAGCCGCTCAATTTTGTTCACCGCCTGGCCGATGGATCCACCCGCCACGTTCAGACGTATGCCGGGCCCATTGAGATCTACGGCGACAAGCTGATGCTGTGCATCATTCACGATATCACCGAGCAGAAAAGGCTGGAGCAGGAACTGGAGCATGCGGCGTTACGTGACTCCATGACCGGGCTACTCAACCGGCGCCAGTTCTATGCCATTACCGACCAAAACAGCCTCAATTATCTTCCTGCGCAACAGCAATTTAGCCTGCTGCTGGTGGATACCGACCATTTCAAAAATATTAACGATCTGTTCGGTCATCTGAAAGGTGATGAGGTGCTTATCGCCCTCTCGCGAACGCTCGAAGCCTGTAGTCGGGAGGGCGACATGGTGTTCCGCTGGGGTGGTGAAGAGTTCGTAATTCTGCTGCCGCGCACTTCTCTCGACACCGCGTTGCAGATTGCCGAGTCGATCCGTGCAGCCGTAGCCCGCATTACGATTCCGGGCTTACCGCGGTTTACCGTCAGCATTGGCGTGGCGCGGCACGATCAGGGGGAGAGTATTGATGAGCTGTTTAAGCGTGTGGACGATGCCCTGTATCGTGCTAAAAATGACGGACGCAATAAAGTCCTTGCTGCATGA
- a CDS encoding Ecr family regulatory small membrane protein yields the protein MGKTEIILTLIILLLIIFGFWFIFSGEVWYLVEFLENSLYPTFDAP from the coding sequence ATGGGAAAAACAGAAATAATACTCACCTTAATTATTTTACTCCTTATTATATTTGGCTTCTGGTTTATTTTTAGCGGTGAGGTCTGGTATCTCGTCGAATTCCTTGAAAATAGCCTTTACCCGACCTTCGACGCACCGTAA
- a CDS encoding DJ-1/PfpI family protein produces MSKKILMLVGDYAEDYETMVPFQALQMIGHQVDAVCPDKPKGDYIMTAIHDFDGAQTYSEKPGHRFTLNADFSTVKEQDYDALLIPGGRAPEYLRLNEDVLKLVQAFDAARKPIAAVCHGPQLLAAAGILKGRTCSAYPACAPEVRLAGGHYATIGIDQAHVDGNLVTAPAWPAHPQWLAKFSALLAQ; encoded by the coding sequence ATGAGCAAGAAGATCCTGATGCTGGTTGGCGACTACGCCGAAGATTACGAGACCATGGTGCCTTTTCAGGCTTTGCAGATGATTGGCCATCAGGTGGATGCAGTCTGTCCCGATAAACCAAAGGGCGACTACATCATGACGGCAATCCATGATTTCGACGGCGCCCAGACCTATAGCGAAAAACCCGGTCACCGCTTTACCCTCAACGCCGACTTTTCCACCGTCAAGGAACAGGATTACGACGCGCTGCTCATCCCCGGCGGGAGAGCGCCCGAGTATCTGCGGCTAAATGAGGACGTGTTAAAGCTGGTGCAGGCATTTGACGCCGCGCGTAAGCCGATTGCGGCAGTGTGCCACGGCCCGCAGCTGCTCGCTGCCGCGGGCATCCTGAAAGGACGAACCTGTAGCGCCTACCCGGCCTGCGCGCCTGAGGTGCGCCTCGCCGGAGGACACTACGCCACTATCGGCATCGATCAGGCCCACGTAGACGGCAACCTGGTGACGGCTCCCGCCTGGCCCGCGCATCCGCAGTGGCTGGCGAAGTTTAGTGCGTTATTAGCACAATAG
- a CDS encoding STAS domain-containing protein, whose product MNFEIQSENDVQIVVPLVRRLDASVEQTFKQQVLEVIEKSNKKILLDFSHVDFIDSSCLGALVSILKSLNGKGELVLCSLNSNTHDLFKLTRMDRIFSIKANRQDALQVLMG is encoded by the coding sequence ATGAACTTTGAAATACAGAGTGAAAATGACGTACAGATTGTCGTTCCGCTGGTTCGCAGGCTGGATGCTTCTGTCGAGCAGACCTTTAAGCAGCAGGTGCTGGAGGTGATTGAAAAAAGTAATAAAAAGATATTGCTGGATTTCAGCCACGTAGATTTTATTGACAGCAGCTGTCTCGGCGCGCTGGTATCCATACTCAAGAGTTTAAACGGCAAGGGTGAGCTGGTGCTGTGTTCGCTTAACAGCAATACACACGATCTCTTTAAGCTGACCAGGATGGATCGTATTTTTTCTATTAAGGCCAATCGGCAGGATGCCCTGCAGGTGTTGATGGGCTAA